In Halococcus salsus, one DNA window encodes the following:
- a CDS encoding TrkH family potassium uptake protein encodes MTRTSRLRVDWRASVGLVGTVVKYLSVTLAIPLVVALSYGRDIVTFAVAIVLVAGIGFALERVDPDPDLSAREGFLMVALTWLAVGVVGAIPYLIAGVGGTESTLADPTNALFESMSGFTTTGATVVGEISFERHSHAILLWRQLTQWLGGMGIVVLAVAILPELSVGGAQLMDAEAPGPGIQKLTPRIAETARVLWLAYLGLTVLEMALLYGLHLAGLAPNMDLYNAVAHGLTTMPTGGFSPEARSIEAFSSAVQWVIIPFMVAAGTNFALVWRVLDGEPHRLTRDAEFRSYLGVIGVLTAVVAGLLFAGTGIETVQQGIPPIAGELEDSVRHALFNVVSIVTTTGYANMDFNTWSDPAQYLLLFAMFIGGSAGSTGGSVKIIRWLVILRSLRSELFSTVHPEAVSPVRLGGRVIDDRAIRGIYAFTLLYLVFFVVATLVVATDAWRVGYEVTAFEAMSAVASTLGNVGPGFGSVGPMNSYLDFPATSKLFMTFLMWIGRLEILPVLVLLTPAYWKS; translated from the coding sequence GTGACCCGGACGAGCCGCTTACGGGTCGACTGGCGTGCGAGCGTGGGCCTCGTCGGCACCGTCGTGAAGTACCTCTCCGTGACGCTCGCGATCCCGCTGGTCGTCGCGCTCTCCTACGGCCGGGACATCGTCACCTTCGCCGTCGCCATCGTCCTCGTCGCCGGGATCGGGTTCGCGCTCGAACGCGTCGACCCCGACCCCGACCTCTCGGCCCGCGAGGGCTTCCTGATGGTGGCACTGACGTGGCTCGCGGTCGGGGTCGTGGGCGCGATACCCTACCTCATCGCGGGCGTCGGCGGGACGGAGTCGACCCTCGCCGACCCGACGAACGCGCTGTTCGAGTCGATGAGCGGGTTTACGACGACTGGCGCGACCGTCGTCGGCGAAATATCCTTCGAGCGCCACTCCCACGCCATCCTGCTCTGGCGACAGCTCACCCAGTGGCTCGGTGGGATGGGGATCGTCGTGCTCGCGGTCGCGATCCTCCCCGAACTCTCCGTCGGCGGCGCACAGCTGATGGACGCCGAAGCCCCGGGGCCCGGGATCCAGAAGCTCACCCCGCGGATCGCCGAGACCGCGCGGGTGCTCTGGCTGGCCTACCTCGGGTTGACGGTGCTCGAAATGGCCCTCCTCTACGGGCTCCACCTCGCCGGCCTCGCGCCGAACATGGACCTCTACAACGCGGTCGCCCACGGTCTCACCACGATGCCGACTGGTGGGTTCTCGCCCGAGGCCCGCTCGATCGAGGCGTTTTCGAGCGCCGTCCAGTGGGTGATCATCCCGTTCATGGTCGCGGCGGGGACGAACTTCGCGCTGGTCTGGCGCGTCCTCGACGGCGAACCCCATCGACTGACGCGTGACGCCGAGTTCCGCTCCTATTTGGGTGTCATCGGCGTGCTGACCGCCGTCGTTGCGGGACTCCTGTTCGCCGGGACCGGTATCGAGACCGTCCAGCAGGGCATTCCACCGATCGCGGGCGAGCTCGAGGACTCGGTTCGCCACGCCCTCTTCAACGTGGTCTCGATCGTGACCACGACGGGCTACGCCAACATGGACTTCAACACCTGGAGCGACCCCGCCCAGTACCTCCTGCTCTTCGCGATGTTCATCGGCGGCTCGGCGGGCTCGACCGGTGGCTCGGTCAAGATCATCCGATGGTTGGTGATCCTCAGGTCCCTCCGCAGCGAACTCTTCTCCACCGTCCACCCCGAGGCCGTCTCGCCCGTTCGCCTCGGGGGTCGGGTGATCGACGACCGCGCCATCCGAGGGATCTACGCCTTCACGCTGCTCTATCTCGTCTTCTTCGTCGTCGCCACGCTCGTCGTCGCCACCGACGCCTGGCGGGTGGGCTACGAGGTCACGGCCTTCGAGGCGATGAGCGCCGTCGCCTCCACGCTCGGCAACGTCGGCCCGGGCTTCGGGAGCGTCGGCCCGATGAACAGCTACCTCGACTTCCCGGCCACCTCGAAGCTGTTCATGACCTTCCTGATGTGGATCGGCCGGCTCGAGATCCTGCCCGTGCTCGTGCTCCTCACGCCGGCGTACTGGAAATCCTAG